From a single Larimichthys crocea isolate SSNF chromosome XIII, L_crocea_2.0, whole genome shotgun sequence genomic region:
- the LOC109140329 gene encoding HLA class I histocompatibility antigen, B-53 alpha chain yields MNVIAVFVLLGTGLTVNGEIHSLTYIYTAFSKPVNLPGIHDFTAMGLLDDRMIDYYDSDVQKKVPKEDWMKTRMDEDYWKKGTQSRQSKHQWFKVNMEILMKRMRQNESDVHILQWMHGCKGEENPDGSLRFVQGKDMYNYDGQDFLSFDDANAVWVAPVDAAVETKRKWDDVRVLKEYTKGYLENECIEWLTKFITYEKEQLRTAKPPEVHLFTKNSRVQTNSILTCLVSGFYPKDIQLVMKRGDHTLTRQDGVDTFGVRPNEDDTYQRRDYVEILKSDKSKYTCHVIHRASGLNVEKEWVHRFIHGGSGPVVGRLVGVILLVLFLIVAVVLCVLCKKCKIGSSQGSLNSGSSGRSDHSKEVKIPLDDANGEKVHLNPDTGSSRSLNRSSGRSGEFSLLMI; encoded by the exons ATGAATGTGATCGCAGTCTTTGTCCTCCTGGGGACAGGACTGACGGTAAACGGCG AGATACATTCCCTCACTTACATCTACACGGCCTTCTCCAAACCAGTCAACCTGCCGGGCATCCATGACTTCACAGCCATGGGTCTGCTGGATGACAGGATGATCGACTACTATGACAGCGACGTTCAGAAGAAAGTTCCCAAAGAGGACTGGATGAAAACTCGGATGGATGAAGACTACTGGAAAAAAGGCACACAGTCCCGCCAGAGCAAGCACCAGTGGTTCAAAGTCAACATGGAGATTCTGATGAAACGAATGAGACAGAATGAGTCGG ACGTCCATATTCTTCAGTGGATGCACGGATGTAAGGGCGAAGAGAATCCTGATGGATCTTTGAGATTTGTCCAAGGCAAGGACATGTACAACTACGACGGACAAGACTTCCTGTCCTTTGACGATGCCAATGCAGTCTGGGTCGCCCCAGTTGACGCAGCAGTAGAGACCAAGAGGAAGTGGGACGATGTCCGGGTCCTTAAAGAATACACCAAAGGCTACCTGGAGAACGAGTGCATAGAATGGTTGACCAAGTTCATTACGTATGAGAAAGAGCAGCTGAGAACAGCCA AGCCACCTGAAGTGCACCTGTTCACAAAGAACAGCAGAGTTCAGACAAACTCCATCTTGACGTGCCTGGTCTCAGGATTCTACCCGAAAGACATCCAGCTGGTAATGAAACGGGGCGACCATACCCTAACTAGACAGGATGGAGTGGACACCTTTGGCGTTCGACCAAACGAAGATGACACCTACCAGAGAAGAGACTACGTGGAGATTTTGAAGAGTGACAAATCCAAATACACCTGTCACGTGATTCACCGTGCATCCGGGTTAAATGTTGAGAAGGAATGGG taCACAGATTCATTCATGGAGGAAGTGGGCCGGTGGTTGGCAGGCTGGTTGGGGTGATCTTATTGGTCCTGTTCCTGATCGTGGCTGTGGTGCTGTGTGTCCTGTGTAAGAAATGCAAAATTG GGTCATCTCAAGGTTCTCTCAACAGCGGCTCCTCTGGCAGATCTG ACCATTCAAAGGAGGTGAAAATACCTCTCGATG atgCCAACGGTGAGAAGGTCCACCTGAACCCAGACACT ggGTCATCTCGTTCTCTCAACAGGTCCTCTGGCAGATCTGGTGAGTTTTCTTTGTTGATGATTTGA